AAATCCTGGTAATGCTGTTGGTGCTGCTTCCACACAGATAATACGTACTTTTTTAAAGTCAACATCATATTCTTTACAAAGCTCTGGGATTCTGTTTCCAAGCTCTCCTAAGAATTCAATTCCAGTGAAGCCAGCTCCACCGACAACAATTGTTAAACGCTCATCTTTCTTTTCTGCTTCCATGTTATATGTAGCAAATTGATATTCAATATGCTCACGTAATTGTCTAGCAGAGTCAATGCTTGTGATTCCGAATGCATACTCTTTTAAACCTTGAATGCCAAATGTTTCAGGGTGAGCACCTAATGAAATAACTAAATAGTCATATTCAACTTCACCATTTTCTAAAACGATTTTCTTAGCTTCTTTATCGATTGATACAACAGTATCTTGAACAAATTTCACACGATTTGTATCGATAATGTCTTTGATTTGGTAACGAGCACGGTCATGATGTAACGTACCAGCTGAAGCCTCATGTAACCATGTTGTTTCATAGTGATAGTCATTTTTGTTCACTAATGTGATATCTGCTTCATCAACACTAATTAATTTTTGTAAACGTGTAACTGTAATTAACCCACCATAACCTGCACCTAATATAACGACTCTTGGTTTTTTCACCGAAATACATCCACCTTTTCTTTTTAAAATTGTTGTAAAGGATCGAATAATGTCTATTACTATATTCGACTTAAAACCACAATTTTATTTTTATTTAAGAGATAAAACTTTGTGAAAACATTCACTTACCAATGCATACCTTGGTATCTGCTACGTATAATATATATAAATACACCTATAAATCATATTATCCATTCAACAATATTTTTTCAAGTTATTTTTTCTAACAAAAGACTATGTTTTTTTCTTCGTATAATTTATAATACATGGATTTTAGGTACTACTTTTATCGAAAGTGTTTTCAAAACGTGAAAAAAGAAGAATTTTGTCTTATGGATTGTCATTCATTTCAAGTGAAAGTTTATGAATTAGCACACAATTAAATGTAGTAAAAGGAGGATGAGATATGAAAGAAGATACTAAAGTTTATGATATTACCATTATTGGTGGAGGTCCTGTTGGATTATTCACTGCATTCTATGGTGGAATGAGACAGGCAAGTGTAAAAATCATTGAGAGTCTTCCTCAATTAGGTGGCCAGCTTTCTACATTATATCCTGAAAAATACATCTATGACGTTGCAGGCTTTCCAAAAATAAGAGCTCAAGAGCTTGTAGACAATTTGAAGGAGCAAATGGGTCAGTTTGAGCAAACAGTTGTTTTAGATCAAGCTGTTGAACACGTTGAGAAACAAGCTGACGGAGTATTCATGTTAACCACTAATAATGAAGTTCATTATACAAAAACAATCATCATTACAGCAGGTAATGGTGCTTTTAAGCCTCGCAAACTTGAGCTTGAGGAAAGCGAGAAATATGAGAATCAAAATTTACATTATTTCGTTGATGATTTAAATAAATTTGCCGAAAGAAACGTAGCTATTCTTGGTGGTGGAGACTCTGCCGTTGACTGGGCATTAATGCTCGAACCTGTTGCAAAAAGTGTAAGTTTAATACATAGACGAGATAAATTCAGAGCACATGAACATAGTGTTGAATTATTAATGAAATCAAAGGTACAGGTTTTAACACCATTTGTTCCAGTCGAGCTAAATGGGGAACAGGTTATTTCTCAAGTAGTATTAGAAGAAGTGAAAGGTGATCGAAAAGAAGTTTTAGAAATTGACGATCTTATCGTTAATTATGGATTTGTATCCTCACTTGGACCAATTAAAGATTGGGGTTTAACAATTGAGAAAAATTCAATTGTTGTTAACTCCAAAATGGAAACGAACATTGAAGGAATTTATGCAGCTGGAGATATCTGCACCTATGATGGCAAGGTAAAACTAATTGCAAGTGGATTTGGCGAGGCTCCGACAGCAGTAAACAATGCTAAGGCATATATGGATCCAAAAGCACGTGTCCAGCCATTACACAGCACGAGTTTATTTAATTAATATAAAAAGCTGTTTACCACAAAAGTAAACAGCCTTTTTCTATCATCCGTGAAAGTCTAGCAATTTTCAGGCGTTCCAGTGTTTGTAGCTGTTCTAAACGATGATCCGCATCCACAACTGGCTATGGCATTTGGGTTGTCTATCGTAAAGCCCCCACCCATCATGGATTGCTTATAATCAATAATCGTTCCATTTAAAATGGCTGCATCTTCTTTTTTAATAAGAATTGTCATATCATGTTGTTCAAGAACTTGATCTTCTTCCGTTATTTCATGCTCAAATCCCATTCCATATGAAAGACCACTACAGCCTCCACCTTTAACACCAACACGAAGATACGAATTTTCCTCTTCATGTTCTTTCATCATATCTTTTATCTGATAAGCAGCAGCTTCTGTAATTTTGACAATTTCACTCATCTGAATACCTCCTTGCTTTATGTGAAAGGATCATACTACTAGTATACAACTATTGTATGTGCTCACTCAAATAATTGAAACGATAGATTATTTAATATAAAAGATTCCAGTACATATGACTTCTGCAGGACCTGTCATTAAAACATTTCCTTCATTTGTCCAATTAATCAGCAGATCCCCTCCAGCGAGGTGCACAACAGTTTCTTCTCCTTGATTTGTATGTTTGTTTAACACGGAAGAAACAACTGCTGCACAAGCTCCTGTACCACATGCCTGTGTAACACCAGACCCTCTCTCCCAGACTCGAAAATGCAATTCATTTTTGGAAACAACCTCTACAAACTCTACATTTACTCCTTCAGGAAAACGACGATCTTTTTCAACGATAGGACCAAGTGTTGTAACAGGTGCTTGAGTTATATCATCCACATAGAAAATAATATGAGGATTCCCCATTGAAACAGCTGTTACATCATATTGTTGCCCTGAGAATTCGATTGATTCTGATATGGTTTGTTCAGAACCCTCACCTTCCATTGGTATCTCTGCTTTTGATAAACGCGGTGATCCCATATCAACTGTTACGAGGTTTACTCGGTTTTCCTCAACATGAATAGTTGCTTCAACAAGACCTGACAATGTTTCAATTTTAAATGTTTTCTCTTTTACTAAATTATGCTCAAAGGCGTACTTAGCAACACATCTTAATCCATTTCCGCAATTTTTTCCTTCTGAGCCATCATTATTAAAGATTCTCATTTTAACTTCTGCTTTATCTGAAGGACATATTAAGATAAGACCATCAGAGCCAATCCCTGTATATACATTTGAGACCTGTCTGGCAATGTCTGATAATTGGCCTTCTTCAAGCTTTTCCTCAAAAGTATTAACATATATATAGTTGTTTCCTAATCCGTGCATTTTCGTAAATTGAAATGAGTTCATTGTTATCCTCCAAAAATCTTCATTTTTATTAGTATAAAATGTTGGAAATCTGAAAACAATATAATTATCCCCCGTTTTATAGAAATAAAAGCTTCCTGTTATTCAGGGAGCTTTTATTTTTAACTGCTTCTTAAACCTAAGCTTAACTTTCTAAAAAACAAAAGAGTCTATACCTAAAAAATCCCATAGTTTTAATAATAAATAGTCCTTTTTACATAGTTTTCTGATATAATTTAGTTAAATTAGTATTGCATGTCCACTCTTGACGAGATAAAGGAGTGATTCTTTGTGAATAATGAACTACATCATTTGTATGATCGTAAAGTTAATTGCTTAATGTGTAAAACCAATTATACAACGAAAAAAGTACTTTCCAGATTTATTCGTGCACACCGGCACGATACAGACTTTTGTTCATATTACACTTCAACAGAAATCAACCCGCTTTTATATTATGTTTCTGTTTGTCCAAACTGCGGCTTTTCTTCCTCTGAGGAATGCTCGACTTATTTTCCTCCAAATGCAAAAGAAATGATTCAACAAAAAGTTTGTGACAATTGGAGTGGAAGAAATTATTGTTTTGAGCGTACCGTTGATACAGCGATAGAATCTTACAAGTTAGCCATTTACTGCTCTAGTATAAAAAAAGAAAATCATGTTGCACTAGCTGGTCTTTATTTAAGATTATCGTGGTTATTTCGTACTGAGAAAATTAACCACGAGGAAGAACAACGCTTTTTAAGGCTAGCTCTTGAAGAATATGTTAACTCTTATATGGTTGATGACTATTCAGGAACCCAGCTTTCAGAAATTAAGCTTCTTTATCTGATCGGAGACTTAAGCAGAAGATTAGATCTAGTTAGCCAAGCAACACAGTATTTTTCCAAGGTAATCGAAAAACAAACGGACACTCTTGAAAAAGGTATTGTGC
This Metabacillus endolithicus DNA region includes the following protein-coding sequences:
- a CDS encoding NAD(P)/FAD-dependent oxidoreductase, whose amino-acid sequence is MKKPRVVILGAGYGGLITVTRLQKLISVDEADITLVNKNDYHYETTWLHEASAGTLHHDRARYQIKDIIDTNRVKFVQDTVVSIDKEAKKIVLENGEVEYDYLVISLGAHPETFGIQGLKEYAFGITSIDSARQLREHIEYQFATYNMEAEKKDERLTIVVGGAGFTGIEFLGELGNRIPELCKEYDVDFKKVRIICVEAAPTALPGFDPELVEYATNHLQKKGVEFMIGTAIKECIEEGIIVAKGEELETIKAGTVVWAAGVRGNSVVEEAGFENMRGRVKVDPQLRAPGHDDVFIIGDCSLIINEEINRPYPPTAQIAMQQGETCAKNLASAIRGRGEMASFTPDIKGSVASLGEDDAVGVVFGKKLVGTKASFMKKMIDNRALYMVGGPSLVLKKGKFNIL
- the yumC gene encoding ferredoxin--NADP reductase 2, whose protein sequence is MKEDTKVYDITIIGGGPVGLFTAFYGGMRQASVKIIESLPQLGGQLSTLYPEKYIYDVAGFPKIRAQELVDNLKEQMGQFEQTVVLDQAVEHVEKQADGVFMLTTNNEVHYTKTIIITAGNGAFKPRKLELEESEKYENQNLHYFVDDLNKFAERNVAILGGGDSAVDWALMLEPVAKSVSLIHRRDKFRAHEHSVELLMKSKVQVLTPFVPVELNGEQVISQVVLEEVKGDRKEVLEIDDLIVNYGFVSSLGPIKDWGLTIEKNSIVVNSKMETNIEGIYAAGDICTYDGKVKLIASGFGEAPTAVNNAKAYMDPKARVQPLHSTSLFN
- a CDS encoding HesB/IscA family protein, whose product is MSEIVKITEAAAYQIKDMMKEHEEENSYLRVGVKGGGCSGLSYGMGFEHEITEEDQVLEQHDMTILIKKEDAAILNGTIIDYKQSMMGGGFTIDNPNAIASCGCGSSFRTATNTGTPENC
- the dapF gene encoding diaminopimelate epimerase; its protein translation is MNSFQFTKMHGLGNNYIYVNTFEEKLEEGQLSDIARQVSNVYTGIGSDGLILICPSDKAEVKMRIFNNDGSEGKNCGNGLRCVAKYAFEHNLVKEKTFKIETLSGLVEATIHVEENRVNLVTVDMGSPRLSKAEIPMEGEGSEQTISESIEFSGQQYDVTAVSMGNPHIIFYVDDITQAPVTTLGPIVEKDRRFPEGVNVEFVEVVSKNELHFRVWERGSGVTQACGTGACAAVVSSVLNKHTNQGEETVVHLAGGDLLINWTNEGNVLMTGPAEVICTGIFYIK
- a CDS encoding DUF2225 domain-containing protein; this encodes MNNELHHLYDRKVNCLMCKTNYTTKKVLSRFIRAHRHDTDFCSYYTSTEINPLLYYVSVCPNCGFSSSEECSTYFPPNAKEMIQQKVCDNWSGRNYCFERTVDTAIESYKLAIYCSSIKKENHVALAGLYLRLSWLFRTEKINHEEEQRFLRLALEEYVNSYMVDDYSGTQLSEIKLLYLIGDLSRRLDLVSQATQYFSKVIEKQTDTLEKGIVQMAKDRWAEMREVKSS